The following coding sequences lie in one Pseudomonadota bacterium genomic window:
- a CDS encoding nitric-oxide reductase large subunit: MKSGVTKAILLFLLAMSFGVLLFGGYLMNQQKPPIPGATVAAGGGTVFTGEDVRGGQSYFYSRGGQHMGSIWGHGAYLAPDWSADYLHRMGLFLAARHLGRGPAAAAVFTQADLNALDTGTRGRISALVAEEIKTNRYDAAADRLTFSPFQAEAHNSLVRYYTGLFQRGHEGMGLQANIIGNPEDGRRVASFFAWLAWAAGTQRPDRGHTYTSNWPYDPLVGNQPLPGMVIWSIASIVLLIFGIAAAIFLYRRFIHEEDYQAAPVTTLAEPAPTKSQKATLAYFLIAITLFVIQAALGSITGHFTVEGTSFFGIPLGEILPYAAVRTWHVQLAVFFIATCFLAAGLFIGPFVGREPAHQGKLVWALLVAVVLVVVGALGGTYASIRGMFGGDGFMFGHQGYEYIELGRFWQLLLIAGMLVWLVLVVRAIRPALSREADAGGITHLLLYSAITIPAFYMVGLLYGQGSHLTNAEYWRWWVVHLWVEGFFEVFATVFMAFLLARIGVVGPVLALRTVYFSIFLYLGSGVIGTFHHLYWTGAPTLVVALGAVFSALEVVPLTLLGFEAVQNLRAAKTGQANPYRWPIYFFVSVAFWNMLGAGVFGFLINPPIVLYYAQGINTTPLHAHTALFGVYGLLAISLMLFSMRHTVSKAAWSDGLLKASFWGLNGGLLLMTVVSLLPSGFYQFYYAVRDGLWFARSPEITSGPVLRMLSWARVGPDLIFFGGAFLLLAFVVRAIVVNARRPA, from the coding sequence ATGAAGAGCGGCGTGACGAAGGCGATCTTGCTATTTCTGCTGGCGATGAGCTTCGGGGTACTGCTCTTCGGCGGCTACCTGATGAACCAGCAGAAGCCGCCGATTCCCGGCGCCACGGTGGCCGCCGGCGGCGGGACGGTCTTCACGGGGGAGGATGTTCGCGGCGGTCAGAGCTACTTCTACAGCCGCGGCGGCCAGCATATGGGCAGCATCTGGGGTCACGGCGCCTACCTGGCACCCGACTGGTCTGCCGACTACCTGCACCGCATGGGGCTCTTCCTCGCCGCGCGCCATCTCGGACGCGGCCCCGCGGCCGCGGCGGTCTTTACCCAGGCGGACCTCAACGCGCTGGACACGGGCACGCGCGGGCGCATCAGCGCGCTCGTCGCCGAGGAGATCAAGACCAATCGCTACGACGCTGCGGCCGATCGCCTGACCTTCAGCCCCTTCCAGGCCGAGGCCCACAACAGCCTCGTGCGCTACTACACCGGGCTCTTCCAGCGCGGCCATGAGGGCATGGGCCTGCAGGCCAACATCATCGGCAATCCCGAGGACGGCCGGCGCGTGGCCAGCTTCTTCGCCTGGCTGGCCTGGGCCGCCGGCACCCAGCGCCCGGATCGGGGCCATACCTACACGAGCAATTGGCCCTACGACCCACTGGTCGGCAATCAGCCACTGCCCGGGATGGTCATCTGGTCGATCGCCAGCATCGTCTTGCTGATCTTCGGCATCGCCGCTGCGATCTTCCTCTACCGCCGGTTCATCCACGAGGAGGACTACCAGGCCGCGCCGGTCACCACCCTCGCCGAGCCCGCGCCGACCAAGAGCCAAAAGGCGACGCTCGCCTACTTCTTGATCGCGATCACGCTCTTCGTTATCCAGGCCGCGCTGGGGTCGATCACCGGCCACTTCACCGTCGAGGGGACCAGCTTCTTCGGCATTCCGCTCGGGGAGATCCTGCCCTACGCGGCCGTCCGCACCTGGCACGTGCAGCTCGCCGTCTTCTTCATCGCGACCTGCTTCCTCGCCGCGGGGCTCTTTATCGGGCCCTTCGTCGGCCGTGAGCCCGCGCATCAGGGCAAGCTGGTTTGGGCGCTGCTGGTCGCCGTGGTGCTCGTGGTGGTCGGCGCGCTCGGTGGCACCTACGCCTCGATCCGCGGCATGTTCGGCGGCGACGGCTTCATGTTCGGCCATCAGGGCTACGAGTACATCGAGCTGGGCCGCTTCTGGCAGCTCCTGCTGATCGCCGGCATGCTGGTCTGGCTGGTGCTGGTCGTGCGCGCGATTCGTCCCGCCCTCAGCCGCGAGGCCGATGCCGGCGGCATCACGCACCTGCTGCTCTACAGCGCGATCACCATTCCAGCCTTCTACATGGTCGGCCTGCTCTACGGCCAGGGTAGCCACCTGACCAACGCCGAGTACTGGCGCTGGTGGGTCGTGCACCTCTGGGTCGAGGGCTTCTTCGAGGTCTTCGCCACCGTCTTCATGGCCTTCCTGCTCGCGCGCATCGGCGTGGTCGGGCCCGTGTTGGCCCTGCGCACGGTCTACTTCAGCATCTTCCTCTACCTCGGCAGCGGCGTGATCGGCACCTTCCACCATCTCTACTGGACGGGTGCGCCGACCTTGGTCGTCGCGCTCGGGGCGGTCTTCTCTGCGCTCGAGGTCGTACCGCTGACCTTATTGGGCTTCGAGGCCGTGCAGAACCTGCGCGCGGCCAAGACCGGCCAGGCCAACCCCTATCGCTGGCCGATCTACTTCTTCGTCTCGGTCGCGTTCTGGAACATGCTCGGTGCCGGCGTCTTCGGGTTCCTGATCAATCCGCCGATCGTCCTCTACTACGCGCAGGGCATCAACACGACGCCGCTGCACGCGCACACCGCGCTCTTCGGCGTCTACGGCCTGCTGGCGATCTCGCTGATGCTCTTCTCGATGCGGCATACAGTGAGCAAGGCCGCCTGGTCCGATGGGCTGCTCAAGGCCAGCTTCTGGGGGCTCAACGGCGGCTTGCTGCTGATGACCGTGGTCAGTCTCTTGCCGTCGGGCTTCTACCAGTTCTACTACGCCGTCCGCGACGGGCTGTGGTTCGCGCGCAGCCCAGAGATCACCTCCGGCCCTGTCCTGCGCATGCTCTCCTGGGCTCGCGTCGGCCCCGATCTAATCTTCTTCGGGGGCGCCTTCCTGCTGTTGGCCTTCGTCGTCCGGGCGATCGTCGTCAACGCGCGCCGACCCGCCTGA